Below is a genomic region from Asterias amurensis chromosome 4, ASM3211899v1.
atttcaagggaagtctttcaccattaccttctgtaaaccctgtaagttatttgtaaatctgtgaactttaaatttttgttctgttcagaaagtgtccaatggctttaaaggcatgatatttggttcatGGAAAAACATAGGAACATTGGATCAAGTACCAGGCCTGACCTTCATGTACTTGTTGTGTAGGCTCTAATAGACTTTACAGCTTTATCATTGTGAATTGTTCTGATTTTTCCCAAGGACAAAACAATCGGGAAGCAAACTAAAGAAGGAAGAATATTATGCATGCTTTCAAGAAATAATAATGTGGAGGTTCTTAAATCACATCATGTGCAAAGGTAATCtttcttttcattgttttttttcctttttcccaaacacaaattccaattgtttttaaattatcatGAAATATACGACTGTTCATACACCCATTTAGTGGCTGCTGAAGTATTCAGGGAAGCTTAAAATAAAAGATTGTCGTAGTTGGCTTGGCGGGTGGGTTATCCCTAGGGCATCTATTGCACCACtgattcattgttttatttgttatatttataACAGCATGCAATGTGaataacacccgtttcagacaggtgctCGAGAGTCCCGCCGAAACCaagttctgaattaagtacatgaaaagttagACGTCTGAAACTGTTTAgtaagatcgactgttgcagtcgtttgGAATGACTCTGGAGCACCTTGGTTTCATACGTCGATCTCATCATGATCAGAGCCAATGTCAATAagtcgcctgtctgaaaccaaaatttatttgggtccacctagagtcgctcctacatgtaatctatttggttcggcgcaacTCTGGTGCCCCTGCCTGAAACGGGTGTTTTCTAATCAAGCCCACTTGTACCAAATAAAAGAacagtgaaatgtttttttttccaaaacaggCCTATTTGctcttttgaaagggcaagggcactaaggcattgtctccttggtaaaggccaccctatgaggaaattgtaaatttgttcaGAAGtctttcaagggcatcaaggcaatcaccaagggcaccaaggcaatgaccagggggcatggaggcaatagtCTTTGTTGCATCTGTGACGTATTAGGCCTGCAAAGCTTCCATATGTTTGACATCAGACACCTCTCACAAGGACATGGTTCAAATCAACTCTTTGTTATGTGGTAGACTCTTCCTCTTTTCCCTTCGAACCAAAAAGTCGACTCAGAAGAGGTCTGGacctgcaaaacaaaacattcattcAGAAAACTATATAGACAATTTAAAaagatatattattattttgtgatgaTGCATATTATATTTTacacaatgaaaaaaataagCACACTTTTTACTTTTGCACAATAACAGTCTGAACAAAAACAGCAATGGTatgatttgattgtttttaaaggcagtggacactattggtaattactcaaaataattactagcaaaaaaccttacttattaatggggagctgctgctgatagtataaaacattgtgagaaacggctccctctgaagtaacatagttttcgagaaataagtatttttccacaaatttgatttcaagacctcagatttagaatttgaggtctccaaatcaatcCTCTGAGAGcactcaacttcgatgaccgattgagcttaaattttcacaggcttgttattttatgcatatgttgagatacaccaagttagaagactggtctttgacaattaccaatagtggccagtgtctttaagactgcACTTACTTGTTATCCAAGTCATCATCAAGGGTAGCACCTTTCATTTCTTTATCTACAAAGCAATAGATATTTGATGTACATTTAAATCATGAAAAGCACATGTATAAGATTATCGTAACTTCCTGCATTTAAGACACGTCTTGTAAGACAGCAAAGTGTACAGTACTCtttgaaacattgagaccaaacCGTCTTTTTTTAGAGCAAACACTCAATCAAAAGAGATTaaatacatggttgtactcgcaagtttCCTATTTATATATTAATAATGGGTATTtccgagggtagaggttgatagtgtgtATGAAAAAGCATTTTGATCGCTACGGTTGCCAagaggttgtatactccccagggagctgagagagattaaaggaatgttactggcccaatgaccagggcactaatgtaaagaagCCCATGGAGACGGTTAATGTCAAATcggctatataagaacttgttattattatatagttTAATCTTAAGACGCGTCTTATTTGCCTTTCGAGGATTTAAAGTCCAAGAACAATGACACATCAGTCATTCTTTAATCCTTTTCCATCAATTAAGTTTCTCCTCTTTACCATGTAATTTATATACTGTACCTCTCAATTCTGCAATAAGTTGCTCGGTGTACACTTCTTGAAGTGGTCTGTCAGGGTTCTGCTGCTCCTCAATCAGTCGTTGCTTAGCGATAGCCTGAGATCTTGTCAACCCCACCCATTCAGCTTCTTCTTtctattaaaggaacgttacacagtctaatgatgacgataatagaaaacataccttgaaatatttttgtttgaaatggtatgattgatgagaaataattaTCTAtgtttcgcgtttggagtttatccctcagtgagcattttattcatttttgtgtttgcatcaatgtcttGCTAAATGTGTAGACAGTTTTTTACTAGTTTcacgtgacccagatggctgatcaatctcaaacttgaacaggtttgtcagtttatgcaggggtcgaaattgccactagcccgctagcccgggactaccagatttacagccgggctactcatttttccagtttgatagcccgacgggctagtggaaaaataatgcaaaaatcatcatcacaaacaataaagaactatgttattggtgtattgtaaagtttgagccaggacgcgagacataatgtgtctttcgggctaccaaaatctaattagggctactaaaaattattggtcactagccctgctgactaccatggatatacacttaatttcgacccctggtttatgtatatggtggattgagttggggtggttctgaaaagaaccaatgGTTTCAACttaacatttcgatcagtatgctctgatcgtctgcAGAttaacctttccatatcgtattttcaccatgccaagtttcaaatcctacttaatgtgAATGTTAGCTACTTACTGGTATTACATACTGGCCATAGCGTCTGTAGATCTTGTCCCTTTTGTCAGGATCATCGGGGTACACTTTATCTTTCTGTGCAAGTCTCAGTAGTAAGTTTCTCTTTAACGCCATGCCCATCATAGAATTCAATACCTCTGGGGGAGTCTGTGTAACAACCACAACATATTTTTAATTTCGAAACCATAATTTCTTACGAtcgttggtaagacactgctctatgtatatggaccgatccggcctatcaatcaaactgtgcgcgttcacccatttgaccaatcacagcaatgattgtggtcggacaaactccgtcatgcgtgcgcgtatatttggcacgcgcggcagaatcgtgcagaatgtcattgggagtgttcgtacccgtgtcttgctcacgtgcgcggtggccGGAGCtaagtggaaagccggaacggtcgaatcccatccgagtaatatgcctgtggatttttttcacagagcttggaaaagtactgagtatacagtgctcacacaTATTCTTTCTCAtcaatgcaaatttccatctattacaTCATTTCTTTTATGTGCCCAAGGAGAGAATCAAATTTAGATACTCAAATGCAGTGATAAATTCTTATATAAGAATTTAGGAGGTGAATCATCCTTATTCGTAGcttagagctgaattgcgaaggaatCAGCTACAAagtgtttgagaagcaggcatgcaagggtgcccttggcagccagccacattgaCCCATTTTGCAAGTCTAAATACTGTTCAATCATAAAGAATAGTTGAACTACAAATAGATTCAGCTTACCTTAAGAATGTAGAAGTCAAATCCATATGCCTCATCAATCAGATCAAGCGTTCTCAAGGAGACTGTAATGGTGAAGGTCTTGTCAAGAATTTCACTATAAAATTCTTTCTTTTGCAAAAATGGCTTCCAGACTTTTTTTAACCtatgaatgaaaaaataaaaattcaatataattgtaataatgaatCAAGATTCCACTTGGTATACTTTTTTGGTGTGTAGTGTCCAAGAGGTTAAGatcactggactcaagctctggtatttctgatcagcagagtgtgggctcgagagtcgtgacacttatgtcattaagcaagacactaacaAATAGCTGCTCCGTCCTtaggatgggacattaagctgttggtcccatgggttgtgtaatgcatattGTAAAAGATCCCAGTAACACTTTTCGCTTTAAAGAGAAgtggttcgccccagtgttacTGGCAGTAGCTGCTGAATGTgcagtagcaccttgtaaacccttataaggtgctacataatttggTCTAAGAATTctcaacttcaataacctatctttctgaaaaatagaaaagcgccttgagtaccttgttgttAGATACTGTGCTTTgttataagactttgatattgtattattattaaatctgAGAACTACCTGATTCCTGATGTTTTGTGTGTCTTCCTGTATCCTTCAATGATTCCTTCACCACTCCAGAGACCAAGCTGGCTTTCCCTCAGATACGTCACTTTGATTTGACTCTTTTTAGTGCGGATCCTTTCTCCAGTCTCTGAGTGTTTCATCCAATCACCTGCTATAGTTGGAATAACATAATGATTACAAGTAAAATACAAATCATGCAAAATTACACCGACTATAATTTGTTTCatcatttgtttaaagacactggacaccttcggtaattgtcatagcccagtcttctcacttggtgtatctcaacatatgcacaaaataacaaacctgtgaaaatttgaactcaattggtctccgaagttgtgagataataatggaggaaaaaacaaagttgtgtgctttcagatgcttgaattcgagattcAGAATGCCCTCCACCCAGTTTTGACAATCTTGAGAATACTTGGACTGCATCAAAGGGGTCTATTGCCCGTCACCCATGTTATGTTAATTATACACATAGTGTTTCTTATGATTACTGTCGTTACATTACATACAACTACCATTATTCTTTACCATTTGGGTCAGTTGAATAAATAGCCGGTGGTTGTACCCCTGGCTTTGCCCTCCACTTGAAATATGCTGCTGGTAGTCTGGATGCTATACCTTCACTGTAAAATCCCTGGGAAAAAAATTTTCACAATTTATTCATAATacaataatttgggaggctaatcaccCTCCGCGAAAGCGGCTacgtgtttgagaagcaggcatgcaagggtgccCTTGGCAGCCAGCACATAGACCCATATAAGAGAccaagtgtttgatttttcaggATGGAGAAAAATCTCTGTGGCACTGCAGAGAACCTTTGCTTAGCCTTAGCCGGGTATCGAACTGGGGTCACATTGGTGAGAGGCCACCCAAACATAAATAACTTATGAGAGAGATATTACAAGCTTTTCTTGTGAGATAACAGAGCTGTCGCACTCACAGTTGTTAACACTAGCCCCATAAATAGTGGGGCTCCCTCTGCTTCTTGGCACTGGCTCTACATACACCCAAGAACCCTtctaaaatcattttaaaataaaaacccatgtTTTCATGTGAGCATGTCAAGATTTGTTTTCACTTACTGTACTGTAGCTCATTTGATTAAATCAACAACACAATTCACAAACGAAGCTTTAAGATCCCAGTCCCAAACCCATTTATTAACTTAATCAACATTTCAATAATGTCAATGAGCAAGTTCATTATCCAAATGATTTTAGTaaagttaacaaaataacaatatctTTTCTCAATGAATGATTGAGagataacaacaaaattatatcaCCTGTCGGAAATACACGGAAAATGGTATCACCTGTGTGTTTTTCTAGAAATCATGATATCAAATAAGGAACTGAAAGTTATGATTAATCGAGTAAACCATGTCGAATGTAAAACGATCAACAACTTACTGGTCTCTTTCTTGTGTCGAATATTATTTTGTCTGGTTTCGGTGCCCTTTTTAGATTATGAGCGATAATATTAAGTTTGTTTGATATGTTCGCCGAAACTGAGCGCGCCGCCATTTTGGATTAAATAAATTCAGACTGTAGAAAAGATGGAGTGATAGGAGGTACGTCACTGCCACACGTTTAAGTGGACCTCCTCTTGGTGCATCCCATATAGGAAAGTACCTCTTTATCTTTTCCTCCCTAAGATCCAACGCCATTGGTGCACAGTTTGCTAACTGTTTACCATAGCGTACGTACTTTTATTTATGACATACACATAACCGCACTAAAAatacttaaatattaaaaatctGTATATATTTGTAGTTATGGACATATAtagtattttaaacaaaaaaaaaacaattccttCCGAACAACAATGACTGGAACTCAATACATTTCCAGTTGGCCAATCAAAACGTTCAACTCATTTTGGCTCGAGGATCGTTTCCCGACGACACTTGTCAACAACAACCGCATACACGATATCGTCTGCCCGAAGATAAGCGCTATAAAAAGGCCTACAAAAGTAAGTTGGGCACTAATTTAAACTAATAGAAATGACACGGTAtgcatacacacacacactacaGCTAGCTGCCATCTAAGCCCATAATTCAAAGCTGGGTAAAAAACTAGACTGTCATGACTGTGCCCTGTGCATGCTGCCTGTGCTTGTGAAGTTGCCTATGCTAGCCTATACCCCACCATTCTCTGATTCTTCTGCTGTGCTTACTCAAACAAAAAGGGGCAGGGCAAGAAGAACACATTGATGATTCTGGGTTAGCTGTGTGAGTGAATAGTGCCTAGGTATTGCCCCAGTAAACATGGTGTCAGGACACTTTATACCTTTGCCATACTTCGTACCCCTGGACACTTTtttaccctggacacttcgtacccgTGCCCTGCCTGGACACTCCTCtgcttggacacttcgtaccttttgcAAGGTACGATTTACGAAGTGATTTATGGACACATGTTATAAATATCCACGCAGGCACCTTTCTCGTCGCGAAACGTTTTGTCTACAATACACagtgatgtaattttttttatttcatgaaatcTTATAAAACATATTCTTCAATCTCTTGCATTTGCAAAGATAGGACAAATCGAAATTGAAGCCTTCCGGTAGGTGTTTTAGATAATCTATAATTTTAGTAAAAAATCTTACCTTTTACTTAAGACTAAACACAAATTTAGCCTAGCTAAAGTTGTTGataaaaacacttaaaaaccCCTGAAAATTTTATGCTTAATGTCGTCTGCCATACTTCCATTCTTAAATTACAAGATCATGTGATTTTGATATGACAACAAGAGTGAGTACAAAATACTACGCAAATTTCCAGAAATTACCATTTTATTGTAAACTGCACGCGGgggttaaatttaaaaaaacaaaaacatcaaggatttggttggttttttttcaaaatgtccatagatttacattaaacttacagggtttgaagataatgatagtggaaatcttccctgaaaatattactcaccgaaggtgctgtagtttttgagaaatgagtaaaacaatgtcaaccaatgaaaatatgtttgtacatgcttaaaacgattttcatgacattgttttacttatttccccaaaactacagcacctcagcacgtaatgtTTTCAGGGTAGCTTTTTACTACCATTAtcttaaaactgtgtaagttcagtgtaaatctgtggacattgtgttttttgtcctacaaaaggtACTGTatacaccctttaaaaaaaaattgcaaatttattattcatattattttataattattttataatacAATTATCTATGGAAAAAACAGCATGTTAGTGTTATAAACTTAGTTTTATAAATTAATGGCTTCACCACAGGCTGTGCTGGGTGGAAGATGGGGGTTTAGTTAATTAGCCTGGTAGAAACCCAACAGGTGATGGGGTAAATAGTTAACACTGGCAGTTAAGATAAAAAGTACTGAAATAACATGCGTGTCAGtgacaattgttttttatttaataccCCACACAAAAAACACTACAACAAGTTATGTTTTCCATAAGGAAATAATGATATTTCTAAATATTTTCTATATTTCTAAACTTAGTTTTTAAATGACAAAGAAGAAAAATTCATGGACATAACAATATTTCAAATCTAAACTggttataaataatttattttattattcatcTAAACGAACATTAACTTATAAAGCAAATTACAGTTTCACATCAAAAAGCTGAAATACTGGTTCAATTGGTCCACCGTGATCATTTTCCATTCTacattgtttttaaatgcatataGTGTTCATCATTTTTGTCGACAGCATTGATTATATTTGTTACttaaatgttaaaaaacaaTGGGGCTTAATTTTTCtcttaaatatattttattcaGACCAGATAGGAGAATGACCGAAGACTGAAGAGATTTCTTAACACATTCAAGCCGTGATGAAGGCTCAATCAGTGATTGACGGTTAGATAGCAATAGTAACATCTGCAGACTGTGGTAGACTAACAATGGCTGAGGAGTAAGTAACAATTCATTTGTCCTTGTGTTGTATTCAGAAAGTTTGAGAGAGAGGGCCTACAAGGTCAATTTCCACTTAAAGAAGGTGggggaaaaaattacaagtctctaactAGGCCTTAAACTTCACTCTAGTAAGGGGCATCTCTATgaagaaaattaaattttgcattggaacttttcaaagggcaccacatcaaaagcacagggcaccacggcaatcaCTGTGGGTGCTGTGTGTTATTTCGAGGCCTGTCTAAggccaaaaaaacaacaaaaaaacagttgatcgtccccgcccgcatccttttggggggccgcatccttttttttttacgatacactacttttcaatttttgtcacaaaaaagtttttattttttaattttttaaatccatcttttcaaaaggactggcctaggagcttttcGCGAATCTAATTTGATGCCCTCAAACACTTGTAACTATCTGTTTCATACAACGATATTAGTTAAAGCCTACCGGCAATTACTTTTAGTGTTTTCCGACCCTGAATAGTGtgagtgttaacacaggtcctcatgcaactaataggtataaataagtttgcggttgattcaaactgaagaattgatggcctgtttgatttgaaatacttagcaaccatcttgaaaaaaaaagtaaatagtaaggccctcatcctacccttttttgaaaaatccggacgatcaactggtattttttgttatttggcaaAACCTCTGGTTAAAAGGTTATAAAGTGCTgctgtatttatatttattggtttatttcatgaaaacaaaaaacattaaaaaggaaTGTACAGTATGACAACTGATGGGTTGAATTGcacttgtacaatgtacaatgtaaaagTTGAAACCCTTCATCTGCAGTTTGTGTAAAAATCCTAAAGCAATCGATGTTGTCACTGTTCAACTATTACTGTTTGTGCAGAGAATTTTTAGTTGATTCCTTATTTTGAGACTCAAATCTTTTTCTGACAGTCGTGGTGCATTTCGGACTGGTTTCCGTAGAGCGGAACTTCTTCGAGTGCAAAAGGAGATTGAGAACATCAAAAAGAGATCGCAAAAAGAAGCTGAAACTTCCAAGGAGCAACAAAAAGAGGCAGAAGAAGGAAAGAATCATGTGATAATCAGGTGACTATATTAATTATAAAGAAACCAACACCGATGGCTTATGACCTTTATATATTCATCAAAGGAAAT
It encodes:
- the LOC139935660 gene encoding large ribosomal subunit protein bL28m-like isoform X1; the encoded protein is MAARSVSANISNKLNIIAHNLKRAPKPDKIIFDTRKRPGFYSEGIASRLPAAYFKWRAKPGVQPPAIYSTDPNAGDWMKHSETGERIRTKKSQIKVTYLRESQLGLWSGEGIIEGYRKTHKTSGIRLKKVWKPFLQKKEFYSEILDKTFTITVSLRTLDLIDEAYGFDFYILKTPPEVLNSMMGMALKRNLLLRLAQKDKVYPDDPDKRDKIYRRYGQYVIPKEEAEWVGLTRSQAIAKQRLIEEQQNPDRPLQEVYTEQLIAELRDKEMKGATLDDDLDNKSRPLLSRLFGSKGKEEESTT
- the LOC139935660 gene encoding large ribosomal subunit protein bL28m-like isoform X2 produces the protein MAARSVSANISNKLNIIAHNLKRAPKPDKIIFDTRKRPGFYSEGIASRLPAAYFKWRAKPGVQPPAIYSTDPNGDWMKHSETGERIRTKKSQIKVTYLRESQLGLWSGEGIIEGYRKTHKTSGIRLKKVWKPFLQKKEFYSEILDKTFTITVSLRTLDLIDEAYGFDFYILKTPPEVLNSMMGMALKRNLLLRLAQKDKVYPDDPDKRDKIYRRYGQYVIPKEEAEWVGLTRSQAIAKQRLIEEQQNPDRPLQEVYTEQLIAELRDKEMKGATLDDDLDNKSRPLLSRLFGSKGKEEESTT